A genomic segment from Nicotiana sylvestris chromosome 1, ASM39365v2, whole genome shotgun sequence encodes:
- the LOC138881538 gene encoding uncharacterized protein: protein MQFTQLARHAMWMIPTDRERFRRFIDGLNYPIRILMTRERATTATFEEIVDAARLIETDHRRECMEREAKRPGGSGNFSGAPSGGQLQHGIGRSFRPPQSGRTESSGASLGRGHQGHQQSQPALSALPAQSSAPTPSAQGSSAARGSHHSPSPASVRCYECDFDVILGMDWLSSYHAILDCHAKTVTLAILGIPRIKWRGVTDCVPSRVISFLKAQRMVGKGCLSYLDFVRDVEAEALSLDSVPVVRDFTDVFPVDLLGMSSDRDIDFGIDLSGGARVALEGGLIEIERGEALCKVLQIDGIQVDPKKIEAVQSWPRPSSATKIRSFLSLAGYYSRFVQGFSSIALPLTKLTQKNAPFVWSDECEESFQKLKLALTTTPVLVLPSASGSYTVYCDALIVGIDCVLMQEGRVIAYSSRQLKPHEKNYHVHDLDLQHLFKQKDLNLRQRRWLELLKDYDITILYHPGKANVVADALIRKAISMGSLAYIPVGERPLAVDVQALANQMVRVQHDDARYVTVGDDGVLRMQGRICVPNVDGFWELILEEAHSLQYSIHLSAGKMYQDLR from the exons ATGCAGTTTACACAGCTGGCTAGGCATGCTATGTGGATGAtcccgacagatagagagaggttcaggaggtttatagatggcctcaACTATCCGATCCGTAtattgatgactagagagagggctACAACAGCTACATTTGAGGAGATTGTTGATGCGGCTCGACTGATTGAGACAGATCATCGTCGGGAGTGTatggagagggaggccaagaggcctggAGGTTCAGGTAATTTTAGCGGTGCTCCGTCTGGGGGCCAGTTACAGCATGGTATAGGTCGTTCCTTCAGGCCTCCTCAGTCAGGACGCACAGAGTCCAGTGGAGCCTCTCTAGGCCGGGGCCATCAGGGTCATCAACAGAGTCAGCCTGCACTGAGTGCTCTTCCAGCTCAAAGCTCTGCTCCTACTCCTTCAGCTCAGGGTTCGTCTGCAGCGAGGGGTTCTCATCATTCCCCTTCTCCAGCTTCAGTTCGTTGCTATGAGTGCG ATTTCGAcgtgattttgggtatggattggctatcttcataccatgctattctagactgtcatgctaagacagttacattAGCTATTCTGGGTATTCCGAGGATCAAGTGGCGAGGCGTGACTGATTGTGTACCTAGCAGGGTGATTTCTTTCCTAAaagcccaacggatggttgggaagggttgtctatcGTATTTGGATTTCGTGAGGGATGTGGAAGCTGAGGCTCTTAGTCTTGATTCGGTTCCCGTTGTTAGGGATTTCACTGACGTGTTTCCAGTAGACTTGCTAGGCATGTCGtcggacagggacattgatttcggtattgatctg tcaggaggagcacgcgtaGCACTTGAGGGTGGTCTtatagagattgagagaggagaagctttatgcaaagttctccaaat tgatggtattcaggttgacccaaagaagattgaggcggtgcagagttggcccagaccatcctcagctactaagattcggagtttccttagtttggcgggttattatagCAGGTTCGttcagggcttttcatctattgctttGCCTTTGACGAAGTTGACACAGAAGAATGCTCCATTTGTGTGGTCGGATGAATGcgaggagagcttccagaagctcaagttggctttgaccacaaccccggTACTGGTATTGCCTTCAGCTTCAGGTTCTTAcacggtgtattgtgatgctttgataGTTGGGATCgattgtgtattgatgcaggagggtagagttattgcgtaTTCTTCTCGTCAgctaaagccccatgagaagaactaccatgttcatgacttaga TCTTCAACACTTGTTtaaacagaaggatcttaatcTGAGAcagcggagatggcttgagttactcaaagactatgacattaccattttgtatcatcccgggaaggccaatgtggtggccgatgctttgatccGGAAGGCTAttagtatgggtagtttggcatacattccagttggggagaggccccttgcagttgatgttcaggccttggccaatcagatggtgag ggtccagcatgatgatgccagatatgtgaccgttggtgatgatggtgtgttgcggatgcagggccggatttgcgtgccaaatgtggatggttTCTGGGAGTTGATATTAGAGGAGGCTCACAGCTTGCAGTATTCGATTCATCTGAGTGCTgggaagatgtaccaggatttgagatag